The following proteins are encoded in a genomic region of Sneathiella marina:
- the proB gene encoding glutamate 5-kinase, whose translation MAALITRLTKARRVVIKIGSALLVDGETGRIRRDWLKALSEDISKMRDRGQEVLIVSSGSIAMGRHVLGLPNGSLKLEASQAAAAAGQIQLAHAYQEILALQNLQVAQILLTPSDTEERRRYLNARSTIATLLGLGAIPVVNENDTVATSEIRYGDNDRLAARVAQMISADCLVLLSDIDGLYDCDPNRNDHAALIPEVTELNDEIMAMAGISRTEVGSGGMITKLKAAQIAMAAGCNMFIASGTIAHPMSAIENGANTTCFLAHDTPRKARKKWIAASLTSQGRIFVDTGAEKALGLGKSLLPAGVTKVEGRFERGDLVTVMNAGGIELGRGLVAYSSADAARICGHKSGEITEILGYSGRDEMIHRDELALN comes from the coding sequence ATGGCAGCCCTGATTACCCGACTTACCAAAGCCCGGCGGGTTGTGATCAAAATCGGTTCAGCACTGCTTGTGGATGGCGAAACTGGACGAATTCGCCGCGACTGGCTGAAGGCGCTCAGCGAGGACATTTCTAAAATGCGCGATCGTGGTCAGGAAGTGCTCATTGTGTCCAGTGGGTCCATCGCCATGGGACGGCATGTGCTGGGTCTACCCAATGGCTCCCTCAAACTGGAGGCAAGCCAGGCCGCGGCTGCGGCTGGCCAAATCCAACTGGCTCACGCTTATCAGGAAATTCTTGCGTTACAGAACTTGCAAGTCGCACAAATTCTTCTGACCCCCTCCGACACGGAGGAACGCCGACGCTATTTAAATGCGCGGAGTACCATCGCCACCCTGCTCGGGCTCGGTGCTATTCCGGTGGTCAATGAAAATGATACGGTGGCCACCAGCGAAATTCGCTATGGCGACAATGATCGCCTGGCCGCCCGCGTCGCCCAGATGATCAGTGCAGATTGTCTCGTACTGCTCAGTGATATCGATGGCTTATATGACTGCGATCCGAATAGGAACGATCATGCAGCCCTGATCCCCGAAGTAACAGAGCTTAACGACGAAATCATGGCCATGGCTGGTATATCCCGTACAGAAGTGGGCAGCGGCGGCATGATCACAAAACTCAAAGCCGCACAAATTGCCATGGCAGCGGGCTGCAACATGTTTATTGCCAGCGGCACGATTGCTCATCCGATGTCGGCAATAGAGAACGGCGCAAACACAACTTGTTTCCTCGCCCATGATACGCCGCGTAAAGCCCGCAAAAAATGGATTGCTGCCAGTCTGACATCGCAAGGGCGCATTTTTGTCGATACCGGTGCCGAAAAGGCCCTGGGTTTGGGGAAAAGTCTGTTGCCCGCGGGCGTTACGAAAGTAGAGGGCAGATTCGAACGTGGTGATCTGGTGACGGTTATGAATGCTGGGGGCATAGAACTCGGACGTGGCCTTGTCGCCTATTCTTCGGCTGATGCCGCCCGCATATGTGGTCATAAAAGTGGTGAGATCACCGAGATTCTAGGCTATTCTGGTCGGGATGAAATGATACACCGCGATGAACTTGCATTAAACTAA
- the obgE gene encoding GTPase ObgE has protein sequence MKFLDQAKVFLRSGNGGPGALSFRREKFIEFGGPNGGDGGRGGSIVIECVDGLNTLIDYRYQQHFKAKSGAHGMGRDRSGAAASDMILKVPVGTQVFEEDNKTLIMDFTKIGQSHVLCKGGDGGRGNAAFKTSTNRAPRKIEPGWPGEERWVWLRLKLIADAGLVGLPNAGKSTFLSVTSRAKPKIADYPFTTLVPQLGVVGVGAREFVLADIPGLIEGASEGIGLGHRFLGHVERCRVLLHLVDGTEEDVVGAYKTIRGELEAYAQELAEKEEILVLNKIDSLYDEEIEEKKAALEKASGKSVQTISAVVGDNVEELLFSLQKIIDESKKEEEAEIIATEKRLAGEEPETWQP, from the coding sequence ATGAAATTTCTGGATCAGGCAAAAGTATTTTTACGCTCCGGCAACGGCGGGCCCGGTGCCCTCAGTTTCCGGCGGGAAAAATTTATTGAATTTGGCGGTCCGAATGGCGGGGATGGCGGCCGGGGCGGCTCCATTGTCATTGAATGCGTTGATGGCCTTAATACGCTTATCGATTACCGCTATCAGCAACATTTCAAAGCCAAAAGCGGCGCCCATGGCATGGGGCGGGATCGCAGCGGAGCAGCGGCAAGTGATATGATCCTTAAAGTTCCTGTCGGAACGCAGGTTTTTGAAGAAGACAATAAAACGCTGATCATGGATTTCACCAAAATCGGTCAGAGCCATGTCCTTTGCAAGGGCGGGGACGGGGGTCGCGGCAACGCGGCGTTTAAAACCTCAACTAATCGCGCGCCGCGCAAAATTGAACCCGGCTGGCCTGGGGAAGAACGCTGGGTATGGCTACGATTGAAATTGATCGCCGATGCCGGCCTTGTTGGATTACCCAATGCCGGCAAGTCTACATTTCTGAGTGTAACAAGTCGGGCAAAACCGAAAATTGCCGATTATCCCTTTACCACGCTTGTCCCGCAGCTTGGCGTTGTTGGCGTCGGCGCACGGGAATTTGTCCTGGCCGACATTCCCGGCCTTATTGAAGGCGCATCTGAGGGCATTGGCCTCGGCCATCGGTTTCTCGGACATGTGGAAAGATGTCGTGTTCTGCTGCATTTAGTGGATGGCACAGAGGAAGATGTCGTTGGTGCCTATAAAACGATCCGCGGCGAACTGGAAGCCTATGCACAGGAACTCGCCGAAAAAGAAGAGATTCTTGTCCTGAACAAAATCGATTCCCTCTATGACGAGGAAATAGAGGAAAAGAAGGCCGCCCTTGAAAAAGCGTCGGGTAAATCCGTTCAGACCATATCAGCCGTGGTCGGCGACAATGTCGAAGAATTGCTTTTTTCACTCCAGAAGATTATCGACGAGAGTAAAAAAGAAGAAGAAGCTGAAATTATCGCCACTGAAAAACGCCTCGCCGGCGAAGAGCCTGAAACATGGCAGCCCTGA
- the rpmA gene encoding 50S ribosomal protein L27, whose protein sequence is MAHKKAGGSSRNGRDSAGRRLGIKKYGGEKVISGNIILRQRGTKWYPGENVGLGKDHTIFAVTEGNVKFTKKSGGKIYVSVEQQA, encoded by the coding sequence ATGGCACATAAAAAAGCTGGCGGTTCATCCCGTAACGGTCGCGACTCAGCAGGTCGTCGTCTCGGCATCAAGAAATATGGTGGCGAAAAAGTTATTTCTGGCAACATCATTCTGCGCCAGCGCGGCACCAAATGGTACCCGGGAGAGAATGTTGGACTAGGCAAGGATCACACCATCTTCGCCGTTACTGAAGGTAATGTTAAGTTTACCAAAAAGAGTGGCGGAAAGATCTATGTATCCGTAGAGCAGCAGGCATAA
- the rplU gene encoding 50S ribosomal protein L21, which translates to MFAVIKTGGKQYKVAKDDVIKVERLSGETGDNVQLDQVLAIAGDDGALSVGSPILEGAVVSATLLEQARADKIVVFKKKRRQNYRRKAGHRQDLTVLRITDISAKGAKKAAPKKAAPKKAAPAKKAEAPAAEKTEAKKAAPKKTAPKTAAAPKKAAAPKAEKAAPKKAAPKKAAPKKTKE; encoded by the coding sequence ATGTTTGCAGTGATCAAAACCGGCGGCAAGCAATATAAAGTCGCCAAAGACGATGTCATCAAGGTAGAGCGCCTCTCAGGCGAAACCGGTGACAATGTACAGTTGGACCAGGTCCTGGCCATCGCAGGCGACGACGGCGCTTTGTCTGTTGGTTCGCCAATTTTGGAAGGTGCGGTTGTTTCCGCCACTCTGCTGGAGCAGGCTCGCGCAGACAAAATTGTTGTCTTCAAGAAAAAACGCCGTCAGAACTATCGCCGTAAAGCTGGCCATCGCCAGGATTTGACGGTTCTGCGGATCACGGATATTTCTGCCAAGGGTGCCAAGAAAGCCGCTCCTAAGAAAGCCGCTCCTAAGAAAGCAGCTCCTGCCAAGAAGGCAGAGGCTCCGGCTGCAGAAAAAACTGAAGCTAAAAAGGCTGCGCCGAAGAAAACAGCACCGAAGACAGCAGCGGCCCCGAAAAAAGCGGCGGCCCCTAAGGCAGAAAAAGCGGCACCGAAAAAGGCAGCGCCTAAAAAGGCGGCGCCAAAGAAAACCAAGGAGTAG
- a CDS encoding MFS transporter codes for MSSFRALRPVLPILIAASLMLTLSFGFRQSLGIFMPSLTREIAVTVTDFTFAIAMQNLVWGLCQPLAGILADRWGFRPVMITGVVFYIIGLTSLASADGVFMVILGAGICVGVAMACASFAMTMSVTSRLVPVSIRSTALGIVSAVGSLGVMVTAPLGQFLVSSFDWRIALFGFALLAVLALPAAWIAGRVDKEAPLELSSDNSDRLPAGAAIAKAFQNAPFLVMATAYFVCGMQLVFLTTHLPSYLQICGMDPMLGASAIGIIGGFNVVGSLFFGWAGGRWPKLVLLGIIYCSRSIVLACYFILPPTPETTILFAALMGFLWLGVSPLVAGSVIEMFGLRWQAMLQGFAFFSHQMGSFLGAFGGGWLFDKFGSYDLALQIGVSLGLLAGAVQILFALYRPPVNPIAAQG; via the coding sequence ATGTCAAGCTTCCGGGCTTTAAGGCCAGTCCTGCCCATACTTATTGCGGCATCCCTAATGCTAACACTTAGTTTTGGGTTCCGGCAAAGCCTGGGTATTTTCATGCCCTCCCTCACGCGTGAGATTGCGGTTACTGTTACGGATTTTACCTTTGCCATCGCCATGCAAAATCTCGTCTGGGGTCTGTGCCAACCGTTGGCCGGCATCCTGGCAGATCGTTGGGGATTTAGGCCTGTCATGATCACTGGGGTCGTTTTCTACATTATTGGGCTTACAAGCCTGGCCAGTGCGGATGGTGTTTTTATGGTGATACTGGGCGCGGGCATTTGTGTAGGTGTGGCCATGGCGTGCGCCTCCTTCGCCATGACAATGTCTGTAACATCAAGGCTGGTTCCTGTGTCGATCCGCAGTACAGCCCTGGGCATTGTATCTGCCGTTGGATCGCTTGGTGTCATGGTGACAGCACCGCTGGGGCAATTTCTTGTCTCATCCTTTGACTGGCGAATTGCACTTTTCGGCTTCGCTTTGCTTGCTGTGCTTGCGCTCCCAGCAGCCTGGATAGCCGGGCGCGTGGACAAAGAGGCACCGCTTGAGCTCTCCTCTGACAATTCTGACAGATTGCCGGCAGGGGCTGCGATTGCAAAGGCTTTTCAGAACGCGCCCTTTCTGGTTATGGCGACTGCCTATTTTGTTTGTGGCATGCAGCTTGTTTTTCTGACCACACATCTTCCTTCCTATTTACAGATTTGTGGCATGGATCCGATGCTGGGCGCGTCAGCTATCGGTATAATCGGCGGTTTCAATGTTGTGGGGAGCCTGTTCTTCGGGTGGGCGGGAGGCCGGTGGCCAAAGCTGGTTCTCTTGGGGATAATCTATTGCTCCCGCTCTATTGTGCTCGCCTGCTACTTCATTCTGCCGCCAACCCCGGAAACAACAATTCTGTTTGCCGCATTGATGGGTTTCCTGTGGTTGGGTGTCTCCCCCCTTGTTGCTGGATCCGTTATTGAGATGTTCGGATTGCGGTGGCAAGCGATGTTGCAGGGTTTCGCTTTTTTCAGTCACCAGATGGGCAGTTTTCTGGGGGCCTTTGGTGGTGGATGGCTATTTGATAAGTTCGGCTCCTATGACCTCGCGTTGCAAATTGGAGTCAGCCTGGGCTTGCTTGCCGGTGCCGTTCAAATTCTGTTTGCCTTGTACAGGCCTCCTGTAAACCCGATCGCCGCTCAAGGATGA
- a CDS encoding DsbA family protein — MSKLQVIHYTDYKSPYAYLAVEAAYALEEDFDLEVIWRPYTLDIESFAGSVENRNPVQWRKVKYAYMDMRRFATKRDLIIKGPRKVYDSHPATIGMLFAQDQGREIFRNYNDAVFYRFWNHIVEVDDVGAMEAILMESGADVRGYRAFLKGEGRKRHDDIKCDAEKQGVFGVPSFLFEGEQFWGYDRIDLLRERIAEASGLMS; from the coding sequence GTGAGTAAATTGCAAGTCATTCACTATACGGATTACAAAAGCCCCTATGCCTATTTGGCAGTGGAGGCCGCGTATGCCTTGGAAGAGGATTTTGACTTGGAAGTCATATGGCGTCCATACACCCTTGATATTGAATCCTTCGCCGGCTCTGTTGAAAACCGGAACCCCGTACAATGGCGCAAGGTGAAATATGCATATATGGACATGCGGAGATTCGCTACGAAACGGGATCTAATTATCAAGGGACCGCGCAAGGTATACGACTCGCATCCGGCCACGATCGGCATGCTGTTTGCGCAGGATCAGGGGCGAGAGATTTTCCGCAACTATAATGATGCCGTCTTCTATCGGTTTTGGAACCATATAGTAGAAGTAGATGATGTTGGCGCCATGGAAGCGATCCTGATGGAATCTGGGGCAGATGTTCGCGGTTATCGGGCGTTTTTGAAAGGCGAGGGCCGCAAACGGCATGATGACATAAAATGTGACGCGGAAAAGCAAGGTGTCTTTGGTGTTCCTTCGTTTTTGTTCGAAGGGGAGCAATTCTGGGGATACGACCGGATTGATCTGCTGCGGGAGCGGATAGCGGAGGCGTCAGGCCTGATGAGCTGA
- a CDS encoding cytochrome ubiquinol oxidase subunit I: protein MFDISAIDLARMQFAFTVSFHIIFPAFSIGLASYLAVLEGLWLWKKDVTYLNAFNFWKTIFAVGFGMGVVSGIVMAYQFGTNWAVFSDKAGPVIGPLMGYEVLSAFFLEAGFLGVMLFGQKKVGPKLHYFATLMVAVGTLFSAFWILSVNSWMQTPAGYVMNDAGQFVPDDWIEVIFNPSFPYRFVHMVLAAYLTTAFVVGAVAAYHLLKNNTDKAARVMFSMAMWMAALVTPIQMVAGDQQGLNTLKHQPAKIAAIEGHYEDYRGAPLVLFGIPDDEKEELLYPIEIPKLGSLLLTHSWEGELRGLKSFPKEDRPNSFIVFWTFRVMVAMGMVMLIVGIWSLVRRVQGRLYDDRWLARAAIVAGPTGFIAVLCGWVTTEVGRQPWTVYGALRTAESVSPINAAEVATSLLAFIVVYFVLFGMGVFYMLRLMSKTPDGDTDHETSSLKRASGLTGAPSTLDHSGH from the coding sequence ATGTTCGATATCAGCGCAATCGATTTGGCGCGGATGCAGTTCGCTTTTACAGTTTCTTTTCACATTATATTTCCAGCCTTTTCCATTGGTCTTGCCAGTTACCTTGCCGTGCTGGAAGGATTGTGGCTGTGGAAAAAGGACGTCACCTATTTAAACGCCTTCAATTTCTGGAAAACCATTTTTGCGGTTGGCTTTGGTATGGGTGTCGTATCGGGCATCGTAATGGCGTATCAGTTTGGAACGAACTGGGCTGTCTTTTCCGACAAGGCGGGGCCGGTGATCGGGCCGCTTATGGGTTATGAAGTTCTGTCAGCCTTTTTTCTAGAGGCGGGTTTTCTGGGCGTGATGCTGTTTGGTCAGAAGAAGGTTGGACCCAAGCTCCACTACTTCGCAACCCTGATGGTCGCGGTCGGGACCCTGTTCTCAGCGTTCTGGATCTTATCGGTTAATTCCTGGATGCAAACACCGGCCGGATACGTGATGAACGACGCGGGCCAGTTTGTTCCGGACGACTGGATTGAAGTCATCTTTAATCCGTCATTTCCGTATCGGTTTGTTCATATGGTTCTGGCAGCGTATTTGACCACGGCTTTTGTTGTTGGCGCTGTTGCCGCATATCATCTGCTGAAAAACAACACCGACAAAGCGGCGCGTGTAATGTTTTCGATGGCGATGTGGATGGCGGCGTTGGTAACCCCGATCCAGATGGTTGCGGGCGATCAGCAGGGCTTGAACACCCTCAAGCATCAGCCCGCTAAGATCGCGGCAATAGAAGGCCATTATGAGGATTATAGGGGCGCGCCTCTAGTGCTATTCGGGATCCCGGATGACGAAAAGGAAGAGCTTCTTTATCCCATAGAGATCCCAAAACTGGGATCCCTCCTGCTCACCCATTCATGGGAGGGAGAATTGCGGGGACTGAAATCATTTCCCAAGGAAGACAGACCAAATTCTTTTATCGTTTTCTGGACATTTAGAGTGATGGTGGCCATGGGAATGGTTATGTTGATTGTCGGCATATGGAGTCTGGTCCGTCGAGTTCAAGGTAGACTCTATGACGACCGCTGGCTGGCGCGCGCGGCTATTGTCGCCGGTCCGACCGGTTTCATTGCCGTATTATGTGGCTGGGTGACAACAGAAGTCGGGCGCCAGCCCTGGACGGTGTATGGCGCCTTGCGGACAGCGGAAAGCGTCTCTCCGATAAATGCCGCCGAAGTCGCGACATCACTCCTGGCATTTATCGTTGTGTATTTCGTGCTGTTCGGGATGGGTGTCTTTTATATGTTGCGGCTGATGTCAAAAACGCCTGATGGGGATACGGACCATGAAACCTCCAGCCTTAAGCGCGCTTCAGGCCTTACCGGAGCACCGTCAACTCTGGACCATTCTGGCCACTGA
- the cydB gene encoding cytochrome d ubiquinol oxidase subunit II, with protein sequence MEFDLPLIWAAIIAFAILAYVALDGFDLGVGIMFPFVSEKTDHRDMMMNSVAPIWDGNETWLVLGGGGLFAVFPLAYAVVMPALYAPIIAMLLGLIFRGVAFEFRWRASQKNRIWWDRSFAFGSILATFAQGVCLGALIQGIHVVDRSYAGGSFDWLSPFSLLTGFALIVGYVLLGSTWLVMKTEGDLQTIARKFAQRSGVLILVLIGAVSFATPFLHPDYFTRWFEGPSLIFSVLVPFFLAICAGILFIGLRRKQEIRPFLAAHGIFILCYIGIGITFYPYMVPPSLTIWAAAAPEKSLLFLLVGTLVLVPMILAYTIHAYWVFRGKVDTSGGYH encoded by the coding sequence ATGGAGTTTGATTTACCTCTCATATGGGCTGCAATAATCGCCTTCGCAATTTTGGCATATGTTGCGCTTGATGGTTTCGATCTTGGTGTCGGGATCATGTTTCCCTTCGTCTCTGAAAAAACGGATCATCGAGACATGATGATGAATTCGGTGGCACCAATCTGGGATGGGAATGAAACCTGGCTGGTCCTTGGTGGTGGTGGCCTGTTTGCCGTATTTCCTCTGGCGTATGCTGTTGTAATGCCGGCTCTTTATGCGCCAATCATTGCTATGTTATTGGGTTTGATATTCCGCGGTGTTGCATTTGAGTTTCGCTGGCGCGCGTCTCAGAAAAACCGAATCTGGTGGGATCGTTCCTTTGCCTTTGGGTCAATTCTGGCAACGTTTGCACAAGGTGTTTGTCTGGGCGCTCTTATTCAAGGTATCCATGTGGTTGATCGCAGTTATGCGGGCGGATCGTTTGACTGGCTGTCGCCATTCTCCCTTTTGACCGGATTCGCCTTGATCGTTGGATATGTCCTGTTGGGCTCTACCTGGCTGGTTATGAAAACGGAAGGTGACCTGCAAACCATCGCGCGGAAATTTGCGCAAAGGTCCGGCGTACTGATACTGGTCCTTATTGGGGCCGTGAGCTTCGCAACGCCGTTCTTGCACCCGGATTATTTTACTCGATGGTTCGAAGGACCCAGCCTAATATTTTCCGTATTGGTTCCATTTTTTCTAGCGATCTGCGCTGGCATTCTGTTTATCGGGTTACGGCGCAAACAAGAAATTCGCCCGTTTCTCGCGGCCCATGGCATATTTATTCTGTGCTATATCGGTATTGGGATTACTTTCTATCCCTATATGGTCCCTCCCAGTTTAACCATTTGGGCTGCCGCGGCCCCGGAAAAAAGCTTGCTCTTCCTTCTGGTGGGAACCCTGGTTTTGGTGCCAATGATACTTGCTTATACAATTCACGCCTATTGGGTCTTTCGTGGCAAGGTTGATACATCCGGTGGCTATCATTGA
- a CDS encoding ABC transporter permease subunit, which produces MEYFTQQLINGLTLGSIYGLIAIGYTMVYGIIGMINFAHGDIFMVGSFIALIVITALGLTVSTGLGLTILALILVLVSAMVIASVFGWTIERLAYRPLRGSFRLAPLITAIGISIVLQNYIQISQGARVKPLQPIISGGYTLMQQSAEDGGFIVQISNMQILIIVTTVILMTIFSLIIAKTSLGRAQRACEQDRKMASLLGINVDRTISMTFVMGAALAAVAGLMFLLYYGVIDFFIGFVAGVKAFTAAVLGGIGSLPGAMLGGLLIGLIETFWSAYFSVEYKDVAAFSMLAIVLIFLPQGLLGKPEVEKV; this is translated from the coding sequence ATGGAATATTTTACGCAGCAGTTGATCAACGGCTTAACGCTGGGATCGATTTACGGGCTAATTGCGATCGGATATACGATGGTGTACGGAATCATCGGCATGATCAATTTTGCTCATGGCGATATTTTTATGGTTGGTTCATTTATCGCGCTTATCGTCATAACTGCGTTGGGGCTGACTGTTTCGACGGGTTTGGGGTTAACGATTTTGGCACTCATCCTTGTCCTTGTCTCCGCGATGGTCATTGCCTCGGTTTTTGGATGGACCATTGAACGACTAGCCTATCGTCCCTTGCGCGGATCTTTTCGGCTAGCGCCGCTGATTACGGCAATCGGCATTTCAATTGTTCTTCAAAATTATATACAGATATCTCAGGGCGCGCGCGTCAAGCCACTGCAACCGATCATCAGCGGGGGTTATACGCTGATGCAACAAAGCGCTGAAGACGGTGGATTTATTGTTCAGATATCCAATATGCAGATCCTGATAATTGTGACGACTGTAATTTTGATGACAATATTCTCCTTGATTATTGCCAAGACCTCGCTGGGCCGAGCACAAAGAGCTTGTGAGCAGGACAGAAAAATGGCGTCCTTGCTGGGGATTAATGTGGATCGGACCATCTCCATGACATTTGTGATGGGGGCTGCGCTTGCAGCTGTCGCCGGATTGATGTTCCTTTTATACTATGGCGTGATCGACTTCTTTATAGGTTTTGTTGCGGGTGTAAAGGCATTTACGGCCGCGGTTCTGGGAGGTATTGGATCATTGCCTGGCGCTATGCTTGGTGGCCTGCTAATTGGATTGATAGAAACTTTTTGGTCCGCCTATTTCTCTGTCGAGTATAAGGATGTGGCTGCCTTCTCCATGCTGGCCATTGTTCTTATCTTCTTGCCTCAAGGATTGCTTGGTAAGCCGGAGGTCGAGAAAGTATAA
- the livM gene encoding high-affinity branched-chain amino acid ABC transporter permease LivM, translated as MAISEQTSTLLGRHLDAKKVAKDLLVTALLATGIFGSTIAFKTVTAAGGLALVTRFDVAFYVIAAVVTGRLLLWLVFWSKPAGPQKSFLPDSAKARYQSLLQKIGKGFAPTMLLFALVFPFLPFTDRYLLDLGILVLTYVMLGWGLNIVVGLAGLLDLGYVAFYAIGAYSYALLAQYFGFSFWMCLPLAGILAAFWGVILGFPVLRLRGDYLAIVTLAFGEIIRVVLLNWYQFTGGPDGLSGIPRPSFFGITFKRGVEGNFADVFGLDYSSIHRIMFLYFLILVLALITNFVTNRLRRLPIGRAWEALREDEIACRSLGLNTTSVKLTAFAIGAMFAGFAGSFFATRQGFISPESFTFIESALILAIVVLGGMGSQIGVVIASIAMIGGFEVFREAEQYRMLIFGFAMVFIMIWRPRGLISTRIPSIFLKEKKKVSSDMVAQGEGH; from the coding sequence ATGGCGATTTCAGAACAGACGAGCACTCTTTTGGGACGGCATCTTGATGCCAAGAAGGTGGCAAAGGATCTTCTGGTTACCGCTTTGCTGGCGACAGGTATTTTCGGGTCGACCATTGCTTTTAAGACGGTCACCGCTGCCGGTGGCCTGGCACTGGTAACGCGTTTTGATGTCGCCTTTTACGTAATTGCTGCCGTCGTCACCGGCCGACTTCTTTTGTGGTTGGTTTTTTGGAGCAAGCCGGCAGGTCCGCAAAAAAGCTTTCTACCTGATTCTGCTAAAGCCAGATATCAGAGCTTACTCCAAAAAATTGGCAAGGGCTTTGCGCCAACAATGCTGTTGTTTGCACTTGTATTTCCGTTTCTGCCCTTTACGGACCGCTATCTGTTGGACCTGGGAATTCTCGTCTTAACTTATGTCATGCTCGGTTGGGGTCTAAATATTGTCGTGGGTTTGGCAGGACTGCTGGATCTTGGTTATGTGGCTTTTTACGCCATCGGCGCCTATTCCTATGCCTTGCTTGCACAATATTTCGGTTTCTCCTTCTGGATGTGTTTGCCTCTTGCAGGTATTTTGGCAGCTTTTTGGGGCGTTATCCTGGGGTTCCCCGTCTTGCGATTGCGTGGTGATTATCTGGCTATCGTGACGTTGGCTTTTGGGGAAATCATCCGCGTCGTACTCTTGAACTGGTATCAGTTTACGGGTGGTCCGGATGGGCTTTCGGGCATTCCTCGCCCAAGCTTTTTCGGTATAACCTTTAAACGTGGCGTAGAAGGTAATTTTGCAGACGTGTTTGGGCTAGATTATTCGTCCATTCATCGGATTATGTTTTTATACTTCCTTATTCTCGTCCTTGCATTAATCACCAATTTTGTCACTAACCGACTGCGGCGGTTGCCGATCGGTCGAGCTTGGGAAGCGCTTCGTGAAGATGAAATTGCCTGCCGTTCATTGGGTCTGAATACGACGTCCGTCAAACTAACGGCCTTTGCAATCGGCGCCATGTTCGCCGGATTTGCGGGTTCGTTTTTCGCGACGCGCCAAGGCTTTATTTCACCGGAGAGTTTCACTTTCATCGAATCTGCCTTGATATTGGCGATCGTAGTTTTGGGAGGTATGGGGTCGCAGATCGGCGTCGTTATTGCGTCCATTGCGATGATTGGAGGATTTGAAGTTTTCCGAGAGGCAGAGCAATACCGGATGCTGATCTTTGGCTTTGCCATGGTCTTTATCATGATTTGGCGTCCGCGCGGACTGATCTCCACACGTATTCCCTCCATATTCCTGAAAGAAAAGAAGAAAGTATCTTCCGATATGGTCGCGCAAGGGGAGGGACATTAA
- a CDS encoding ABC transporter ATP-binding protein — MALVIENPILTVEHLHMRFGGLLAVDSLSFDVGRKDITALIGPNGAGKTTVFNCITGFYKPTEGRITTHHEDGKTFLLEQMDDFKIPKIAKVARTFQNIRLFSGMTVLENLMVGQHNPLMVASNFTFGGIFGLSGYKKAEKEAMELAKYWMEQTGLIDRADDAAGDLPYGDQRKLEIARAMCTNPKLLCLDEPAAGLNPRESEDLNKLLLFIRKERETGILLIEHDMNVVMGISDHIVVLDYGKKISDGTPEEIRNDPKVIAAYLGVDDEEVEEVEHEIEEGLSS; from the coding sequence ATGGCTCTCGTTATAGAAAATCCCATATTAACGGTCGAACATCTTCATATGCGATTTGGCGGTCTTCTTGCTGTGGACAGTTTATCCTTTGATGTTGGCCGAAAAGACATTACAGCGCTTATCGGCCCGAACGGAGCAGGTAAAACGACTGTTTTTAACTGCATTACCGGATTTTACAAACCGACTGAAGGTCGTATCACGACACATCATGAAGATGGTAAAACATTTCTGCTAGAGCAGATGGATGACTTCAAGATACCTAAGATTGCGAAAGTCGCCCGTACATTTCAGAATATTCGCCTGTTTAGTGGCATGACAGTGCTGGAGAATTTGATGGTTGGACAGCACAATCCGTTAATGGTTGCATCCAATTTCACGTTTGGCGGTATTTTTGGTTTGAGCGGTTACAAAAAAGCTGAAAAAGAAGCAATGGAGCTGGCCAAGTACTGGATGGAGCAAACTGGCCTGATAGACCGAGCGGATGATGCGGCGGGAGATTTACCGTACGGTGACCAGCGTAAATTGGAAATCGCACGAGCTATGTGCACGAATCCGAAACTTTTATGTTTGGATGAGCCGGCAGCAGGCCTTAATCCTCGGGAATCAGAGGATTTGAACAAGCTATTGTTGTTTATTCGCAAAGAGCGTGAAACAGGCATACTTCTGATTGAGCATGACATGAACGTGGTCATGGGGATTTCTGACCATATTGTTGTCCTGGATTATGGAAAGAAAATTTCCGATGGAACACCTGAGGAAATTCGCAATGATCCGAAAGTTATTGCTGCATATCTCGGTGTTGATGATGAAGAGGTAGAAGAAGTTGAGCATGAGATTGAGGAGGGACTTTCCTCATGA